In bacterium, a single genomic region encodes these proteins:
- a CDS encoding tetratricopeptide repeat protein has protein sequence MKRVLSGMGCGLVLMCLVAAVAPASAQTSAAPADSAEVWYDKGFEFVQAGEMEQALAAFENAIRLKPTYAEAWRGKGAALAAMHRSAEGVAACDTAIMLDPTDWKAWSNKGGALVDMQRYADALEAFNHATEIEPKDGPTWSNKGATLMHLNRGDDALKAFDKAIKLDPDNDQLWMNKAAALAQLGRTEQMLAFLDQMIAAKPNDPQRWLTKALASGEVGKMDQAMTAFTRITEILPDSAIGWIGRAQALANMDSLEPALESIHRATTLAPGSPDAWNAQGVICARMNRYDEAIAAYNKTIDLVPKFPGAWYDRACVYALKGDKAAALTNLRRAVALDPTMKETARKDGDFKSLMDDTDFKALTE, from the coding sequence CCGTTGCGCCAGCGTCTGCGCAAACCTCAGCCGCCCCCGCCGACTCGGCGGAGGTCTGGTATGACAAGGGCTTTGAATTTGTGCAGGCCGGGGAGATGGAACAGGCCCTTGCCGCGTTCGAAAACGCCATCCGCCTGAAACCAACCTATGCCGAAGCGTGGCGCGGCAAAGGCGCGGCGCTGGCCGCCATGCACCGCTCTGCCGAAGGCGTCGCTGCCTGCGACACGGCCATCATGCTCGATCCCACCGACTGGAAGGCGTGGTCCAACAAGGGCGGCGCACTGGTGGACATGCAGCGCTATGCCGATGCTCTGGAGGCTTTCAACCATGCGACGGAGATCGAGCCCAAGGACGGCCCCACGTGGTCAAACAAGGGCGCGACGCTGATGCATCTGAATCGCGGCGACGATGCTCTGAAAGCCTTCGACAAGGCCATCAAGCTCGATCCGGACAACGACCAGTTGTGGATGAACAAGGCCGCGGCGCTGGCGCAGCTCGGACGCACCGAGCAGATGCTCGCCTTCCTGGACCAGATGATCGCCGCCAAGCCCAATGACCCGCAGCGCTGGCTGACCAAGGCTCTGGCCTCGGGAGAAGTCGGCAAGATGGATCAGGCCATGACGGCGTTCACGCGGATTACGGAGATTTTGCCGGACAGCGCGATTGGTTGGATTGGCCGCGCACAGGCGCTTGCTAATATGGACAGTCTGGAACCCGCGCTGGAATCCATTCATCGCGCCACAACTCTCGCGCCCGGTTCACCGGATGCATGGAATGCACAGGGCGTGATCTGCGCGCGGATGAACCGGTACGATGAGGCGATTGCCGCGTATAATAAGACAATAGACCTCGTGCCGAAATTCCCCGGCGCGTGGTATGACCGTGCCTGCGTATATGCGCTTAAGGGAGACAAGGCCGCCGCACTGACGAACCTGCGGCGAGCGGTTGCGCTGGATCCCACGATGAAGGAGACCGCCCGCAAGGACGGCGACTTCAAGAGCCTGATGGACGACACCGATTTCAAGGCGCTCACGGAGTAA
- a CDS encoding tetratricopeptide repeat protein has protein sequence MRFLLPLLLVLALLLAACQRKEVKWLREGTKEGKAGAYDQALQAFEMALRENPRSAQAWQGKGYSLELLGKPTEAMAAYDSAIALDDKYPQPWLSKGMLYLKLHRAPDANMAFTRALQLQPDWDQAHYERGLALAETGRYDDAIAEYNQALELRPNLGAIFYARGKTYLAKGDTTRFYTDLKSAVKLDTAIVSRAQSDSTLDAMRGTTDFEGVLRR, from the coding sequence ATGCGTTTTCTTCTTCCGTTGCTCCTCGTTCTCGCCCTGCTCCTTGCAGCGTGTCAGCGCAAAGAGGTGAAGTGGCTGCGGGAAGGAACCAAAGAGGGCAAGGCGGGGGCGTATGACCAGGCGCTGCAGGCCTTCGAAATGGCGCTGCGGGAGAATCCGCGTTCGGCGCAGGCATGGCAGGGGAAAGGGTATTCGCTGGAACTGCTCGGCAAGCCCACCGAGGCCATGGCGGCTTATGACAGCGCGATTGCGCTGGATGATAAATACCCGCAGCCGTGGCTGTCCAAAGGGATGCTCTATTTGAAACTGCATCGCGCCCCCGATGCCAACATGGCCTTTACCCGCGCACTGCAGCTTCAACCCGACTGGGACCAGGCCCACTATGAGCGGGGCCTTGCGCTGGCCGAGACCGGACGGTATGACGACGCCATTGCCGAGTACAACCAGGCCCTCGAACTGCGGCCCAATCTGGGGGCGATTTTCTACGCGCGGGGCAAGACCTATCTGGCCAAGGGAGATACCACGCGCTTCTACACCGATCTGAAGAGCGCGGTAAAGCTCGACACCGCCATCGTGTCCAGGGCGCAGAGTGATTCGACACTGGATGCCATGCGGGGAACCACGGATTTTGAAGGAGTGCTCCGCCGATAG